One window of Branchiostoma lanceolatum isolate klBraLanc5 chromosome 6, klBraLanc5.hap2, whole genome shotgun sequence genomic DNA carries:
- the LOC136437338 gene encoding RING finger protein 150-like, which yields MVVGEERTFVYGLCLLLCVMLWFGSAQCMVGEDAATEYTKAFVNVTYIDPSTNKLHSEKEEVGVYGKNSPTIEARGIVVNVGNACRPLSHITPPKKQWIALVVRGICDFRIKINHAKSLNASAVVVYNHETSPPETMAHEGTGNIVAIMISRAKGLEIVTLLDNGTQVMMHITMGTHTRYKVIDKTSVLFVSISFIVLMIISLAWLVFYYIQRFRYAHARDRSQRRFATVAKKAITKIPVKTIRKGDKEVEWEHDSCAVCIDNYKPSDVVRVLPCKHIFHKLCVDPWLIEHRTCPMCKLNILKALGYLVPSSTESLNIDVEATTTNGSFLGNDTEDESVDQDSAWNNIVTVALPPPDPVATQESQGGDQSMETDDDQPSPAVVMSETGTEMTERLPTGDVDQESGSEGIQLSPTDQPAADSNANPAVTV from the exons ATGGTGGTAGGCGAGGAAAGGACGTTTGTGTACGGGTTGTGTTTGCTGTTGTGTGTGATGTTATGGTTCGGCTCGGCGCAGTGTATGGTCGGGGAGGACGCGGCTACAGAGTACACCAAGGCCTTTGTCAACGTCACCTACATAGACCCCTCCACGAACAAACTCCACTCGGAGAAGGAGGAGGTCGGCGTGTACGGTAAAAACAGTCCCACTATCGAGGCCCGTGGCATCGTGGTGAACGTCGGGAACGCCTGCCGGCCACTGAGCCACATCACACCGCCCAAGAAGCAGTGGATCGCCCTGGTGGTCCGCGGGATCTGCGACTTCAGAATCAAGATCAACCACGCCAAGAGCCTGAACGCCTCCGCTGTGGTGGTCTACAACCACGAGACGTCTCCGCCTGAAACTATGGCGCATGAAG GTACGGGCAACATCGTGGCCATCATGATCTCCCGTGCCAAGGGGCTGGAGATCGTCACCCTGCTGGACAACGGCACCCAGGTCATGATGCACATCACCATGGGAACACACACCCGCTACAAGGTCATCGACAAAACCTCCGTCCTCTTTGTCTCCATCTCCTTCATCGTGCTGATGATCATCTCGCTGGCCTGGCTCGTCTTCTACTACATCCAGCGGTTCCGCTACGCTCACGCCCGCGATCGCTCCCAG CGGCGTTTTGCAACGGTGGCCAAGAAGGCCATCACGAAAATCCCGGTCAAGACAATACGGAAAGGGGACAAG GAGGTGGAATGGGAGCATGACAGCTGTGCGGTGTGCATCGATAACTACAAGCCGTCGGATGTGGTACGGGTCCTGCCATGCAA GCATATATTCCACAAGCTGTGTGTGGACCCCTGGCTGATCGAGCACAGAACCTGCCCGATGTGTAAGCTGAACATCCTCAAGGCTCTGGGCTATCTG GTTCCCAGCAGCACAGAGAGTCTAAACATCGACGTGGAGGCaaccaccaccaacggctcttTCCTGGGTAACGACACCGAGGACGAGTCGGTGGACCAGGACTCGGCCTGGAACAACATCGTCACCGTGGCGCTGCCCCCTCCGGACCCAGTGGCCACGCAGGAGAGCCAGGGCGGCGACCAGAGCATGGAGACTGATGACGACCAGCCTTCCCCTGCTGTGGTCATGTCTGAAACAGGCACAG AGATGACAGAGAGATTACCTACTGGGGACGTGGATCAGGAGAGTGGCTCCGAGGGCATCCAGCTCTCTCCGACTGACCAGCCCGCTGCAGACAGCAACGCTAACCCTGCAGTCACTGTGTGA